A single region of the Planctomycetota bacterium genome encodes:
- the greA gene encoding transcription elongation factor GreA gives MPDKLPMTADGLKKLQSKLEQLTNQARPAVEKRLGEARDLGDLSENAEFSSAREELWRVDRQIAELKDQLNRSEIITSKQIDKNIIAFGARVKVKDIDTAEEEIYLLVGEGESNLAENKIAVTTPIGQGLLGHKVGDKVKIPVPAGMLSYQIIEIRYDL, from the coding sequence ATGCCCGACAAACTCCCGATGACCGCTGATGGCCTGAAGAAACTGCAGTCCAAACTTGAGCAGTTGACCAACCAGGCCCGTCCGGCCGTGGAAAAACGCCTGGGTGAAGCCCGGGATTTGGGCGACCTTTCTGAAAACGCCGAGTTCTCATCAGCCCGCGAGGAACTCTGGCGCGTGGACCGGCAGATTGCCGAATTAAAAGACCAATTGAACCGTTCGGAAATCATTACCTCTAAACAGATTGATAAAAACATCATTGCCTTCGGCGCCCGTGTTAAGGTCAAGGATATCGATACTGCGGAAGAAGAGATATACCTGCTGGTTGGCGAAGGCGAATCAAACCTGGCAGAAAACAAGATTGCCGTCACCACTCCGATTGGCCAAGGACTGCTGGGTCATAAAGTCGGTGACAAGGTAAAGATTCCGGTCCCGGCCGGCATGCTCTCATACCAAATCATTGAGATACGTTACGATTTGTAG
- a CDS encoding WD40 repeat domain-containing protein translates to MRKAYFYTCLLIVLASFTAFVLQCAAQAKDNKKPASSGTWREIRTIKGNQFLIRSLAFAPDSKTLASASDEKVIKIWDVTGGLELNRLAGHKDIIWSVVFSPDGKMLASGGDDRTVKLWDPMKNKILTSLKISAEVWSVAFSPNSRMLASGDRACTITLFDVPTATAKSGQLEAKELKILQGHSADIFGLAFSPDNKLLASGSHDNTVKIWDIESGECLHTLTGHRHLTYTVAFSPDGKMVASGSFDKTVKLWNVETGEEIRTLQGHEGQIRVVAFSPDGTVLASGAEDGTAKIWESATGKRLQNITVHQPSWVHGLAFSPDGRYLATSDYGIKIWEFIPGK, encoded by the coding sequence ATGAGAAAAGCATATTTTTATACTTGTCTTTTAATTGTTCTCGCGTCATTTACGGCTTTTGTTCTCCAATGCGCCGCGCAGGCAAAGGATAACAAAAAACCCGCCTCATCCGGCACCTGGCGGGAAATCCGGACCATCAAGGGTAATCAATTCCTGATTCGCTCTCTGGCTTTTGCTCCGGACAGCAAGACCTTGGCCTCGGCCAGCGACGAAAAGGTTATCAAGATATGGGACGTAACCGGCGGCTTAGAGCTCAATCGTTTGGCCGGGCACAAGGATATTATCTGGTCCGTGGTCTTTAGCCCGGACGGCAAGATGCTTGCTTCTGGTGGCGATGACCGAACTGTCAAGCTCTGGGACCCGATGAAGAATAAGATATTGACTAGTCTGAAGATTTCGGCCGAGGTCTGGTCCGTGGCCTTCAGCCCGAATAGCCGGATGCTTGCTTCGGGTGATAGGGCCTGTACCATCACGCTCTTTGACGTGCCGACCGCGACGGCCAAAAGTGGCCAGCTGGAGGCTAAAGAACTTAAAATATTACAGGGTCATTCAGCAGATATTTTTGGCTTGGCCTTCAGCCCGGACAACAAACTACTCGCCTCAGGGAGCCACGACAACACCGTGAAAATCTGGGATATCGAGAGCGGTGAATGCCTGCATACCCTGACCGGGCACAGGCACCTGACTTATACCGTGGCCTTCAGCCCAGATGGCAAGATGGTTGCCTCGGGCAGTTTTGACAAGACTGTAAAACTCTGGAATGTGGAAACCGGAGAGGAAATCCGGACCTTACAAGGGCACGAAGGTCAGATTCGAGTGGTGGCCTTCAGTCCGGACGGCACGGTGCTGGCTTCAGGCGCCGAGGACGGTACGGCTAAGATATGGGAAAGCGCGACTGGCAAGCGGCTCCAGAATATCACGGTACACCAGCCCAGTTGGGTGCACGGCCTGGCCTTCAGCCCGGATGGCCGGTATCTGGCCACCAGCGACTACGGTATCAAGATATGGGAGTTTATCCCGGGTAAGTAA
- the purQ gene encoding phosphoribosylformylglycinamidine synthase I, translated as MKQVKVFILRAPGTNCDMETSVAFQKAGAQADAFHINEWINNPSLIHQYQILALPGGFSYGDDIGSGTVLGNEITQRLISELNLFVKDGKLIIGICNGFQVLVKTGFLPGLPARAEKPVREASLFTNDSARYEDRWVYLRKYSQKCVFTKNMPQETVYLPVAHGEGKFITRDKETLDRIIANDQVVFRYCDDKGKPSRRYPLNPNGAMDNIAAVCDTTGRIMGMMPHPERFQDVTNHPRWTRKKPDFPHGMLIFQNAVDHVKNTL; from the coding sequence ATGAAGCAGGTTAAGGTATTTATCCTGAGGGCGCCCGGGACTAATTGCGACATGGAGACCAGCGTGGCATTCCAAAAAGCCGGCGCTCAAGCAGACGCCTTTCACATAAACGAATGGATTAACAACCCGTCTTTAATACACCAATACCAAATCCTGGCCCTGCCGGGCGGGTTCTCATACGGAGACGATATCGGCTCGGGAACCGTCCTGGGCAATGAAATCACCCAGCGCCTGATTAGCGAACTCAACCTGTTTGTAAAGGACGGAAAGTTAATCATCGGTATCTGTAACGGATTCCAGGTGCTGGTCAAAACCGGCTTTTTGCCGGGATTGCCCGCCCGCGCGGAAAAGCCGGTCCGCGAGGCATCTCTTTTTACCAACGACTCAGCCCGCTACGAAGACCGCTGGGTTTACCTGAGGAAATACTCCCAAAAATGCGTCTTCACTAAAAATATGCCTCAGGAAACCGTCTACCTGCCGGTGGCGCACGGCGAGGGTAAATTCATCACTCGTGACAAAGAAACCCTCGATAGGATTATTGCCAATGACCAGGTGGTCTTTAGATATTGCGATGACAAGGGCAAACCCTCGCGCCGGTATCCCTTGAATCCCAACGGAGCCATGGACAATATTGCGGCGGTTTGCGATACCACAGGCCGGATTATGGGAATGATGCCCCATCCGGAGCGGTTCCAGGATGTTACCAATCACCCGCGCTGGACCAGAAAAAAACCCGATTTTCCGCACGGTATGCTTATTTTCCAAAATGCGGTTGACCACGTGAAAAATACCTTATAA
- a CDS encoding AIR carboxylase family protein, translating to MSSVIIIMGSKGDLEHSQKIAGMVKKMGVECAMRIASAHKVPLKALDIVKQYENEEVVFITVAGRSNALSGFVDANTPRPVIACPPYSDKFGGKDIFSTIRMPSGVCPMLVLEPEEAGLAAMKILALNNKTLTKKIEDYQKSKKDEIEKADKELTRT from the coding sequence ATGTCAAGCGTAATTATTATCATGGGTTCCAAGGGCGACCTGGAACATTCGCAGAAAATTGCCGGAATGGTCAAGAAAATGGGCGTGGAGTGTGCGATGCGGATTGCCTCGGCCCATAAAGTGCCGCTCAAAGCATTAGATATTGTCAAGCAATACGAAAACGAAGAGGTGGTTTTTATCACGGTGGCCGGACGGAGCAATGCGTTGAGCGGATTTGTGGATGCCAATACGCCCAGGCCGGTTATCGCCTGCCCGCCCTACAGCGATAAATTCGGCGGCAAAGACATTTTTTCCACCATTAGAATGCCTTCGGGCGTCTGTCCGATGCTGGTTTTAGAACCCGAAGAAGCCGGCTTGGCCGCCATGAAAATCTTAGCCCTGAACAACAAAACTCTCACCAAAAAGATAGAGGACTACCAGAAATCAAAAAAGGACGAGATAGAAAAAGCGGATAAGGAACTTACCAGGACTTAA
- a CDS encoding HEAT repeat domain-containing protein, which produces MAKSKYTFLFCISLMVAVFSLFGVTDDLSEIKQTLADKSYANYWDRLKAINKLKAHNSKDAAMILVALFDDEESPVRESALMILGDFTDKNAVDYLVTVALNNPKSKNQRFYTAWVLGMIKDETARPYLLRALNTETDEEALSRIIRSISNLSNNAQAEDALIKKLSNGSLMVRASAIEALGKIRSVKSYDAILKWAYAPNPTIKAAALEALAIIKPQESVGYLESALKDPLPEARITAIEMLTRCCSEKILVLKAATGLLRDKNPAVRAAAVQSLRELREKDGLRALVDRLPDASGRLRYDIIIALKDLTGQEFGFDAKAWFSWYQVNKDKIEITPKRSRTPTDFGDRKQPVLPGETIPTFFDIPILGRDIVFIVDFSRSMKNEAEDNDDKKERKIDIVLKELEEALKRFSPDVKFNIIILSTEAIRYNKRRASKIMLQATEENKKMALGFVRSLWDKLEDIRRGRGDHYDALIEALSEPEVDTVFLLSDGRPTDGTYINKDNIIENIARFNRFKKIVIHTIMTGNKGTKKDRELMEKLVEDSNGVCITK; this is translated from the coding sequence GTGGCCAAATCCAAATACACCTTTCTGTTTTGTATATCCTTAATGGTTGCTGTTTTTTCTCTCTTCGGCGTAACCGATGATTTATCCGAGATAAAGCAGACCCTGGCGGACAAGTCATATGCTAATTACTGGGATCGGCTCAAAGCAATTAACAAGCTAAAAGCACACAACTCTAAAGACGCGGCAATGATACTGGTGGCGCTTTTTGACGACGAAGAATCCCCGGTCAGGGAATCCGCCCTGATGATACTGGGCGATTTTACCGACAAAAATGCCGTTGATTATCTGGTTACCGTGGCATTAAATAATCCCAAAAGCAAAAACCAGCGGTTTTATACCGCGTGGGTATTGGGGATGATAAAAGACGAAACAGCCCGGCCATACCTACTTAGGGCGTTAAATACTGAAACGGACGAAGAAGCGCTCAGCCGGATTATCCGGAGCATTAGCAATCTGTCCAACAACGCCCAGGCAGAAGACGCTTTAATAAAGAAGTTGTCAAATGGTAGTTTAATGGTGCGTGCCTCGGCGATAGAGGCGTTAGGTAAAATAAGATCCGTTAAATCATATGACGCCATATTAAAATGGGCGTATGCCCCCAATCCGACGATCAAAGCCGCGGCACTTGAGGCCCTAGCGATAATTAAACCGCAGGAATCAGTTGGTTATCTGGAATCAGCCCTGAAAGACCCGTTGCCTGAAGCAAGAATTACCGCCATTGAGATGCTGACCAGATGCTGTTCCGAAAAAATATTAGTGTTAAAGGCGGCAACAGGTTTATTACGGGATAAAAATCCTGCGGTGCGTGCAGCCGCCGTCCAATCTTTAAGGGAGCTCAGGGAAAAAGACGGGCTTAGGGCCCTGGTTGACCGACTGCCGGATGCTTCAGGGCGCCTGCGGTATGATATTATTATCGCGCTAAAGGATTTAACCGGCCAGGAATTTGGGTTTGACGCCAAAGCGTGGTTTAGTTGGTATCAGGTAAATAAGGATAAGATAGAGATTACGCCGAAGAGAAGCAGGACGCCGACAGATTTCGGTGACAGAAAACAGCCCGTTTTACCTGGTGAAACTATCCCCACCTTTTTTGACATCCCCATTCTAGGCCGGGATATTGTATTTATCGTCGACTTTTCAAGGAGCATGAAAAACGAGGCGGAAGATAACGACGACAAGAAAGAGCGAAAGATAGATATTGTGCTAAAAGAGCTGGAAGAAGCGCTTAAGCGATTTTCTCCTGATGTGAAGTTTAATATCATAATCCTCAGCACCGAGGCAATTCGCTATAATAAGCGAAGGGCATCCAAGATAATGTTGCAGGCAACCGAGGAAAACAAGAAGATGGCATTAGGGTTTGTCAGGTCACTCTGGGACAAGCTGGAGGATATCAGGCGCGGGCGGGGCGACCACTACGATGCCCTTATTGAGGCGCTTTCAGAGCCCGAGGTTGATACTGTATTCCTGTTATCCGACGGCAGGCCTACCGATGGCACATATATCAATAAGGACAATATTATCGAGAATATTGCTAGATTTAACCGGTTCAAAAAGATAGTGATACACACCATAATGACCGGTAATAAAGGGACCAAAAAAGACCGGGAACTGATGGAAAAACTTGTTGAGGACAGCAACGGAGTATGTATAACTAAATGA
- a CDS encoding type I 3-dehydroquinate dehydratase, with translation MICVPFGGWSSGPDAYGPGSMRELLKNLRRATKAIDLVEIRADLIRDFSLSLLLKQKVTRPLIFTCYAKANGGCFNGTEAERVRLLSDAIISGRFKYVTIDIPESLKIPGAVKALIDFSRRCKTKTILAYHNYRRTPDNLEAIYKRIAAYTPDAVKIVTYAGDFRDNFKIFRLAQRIKPRGRPKLIAFCMGEKGVISRILYRKFGLFLTYASYQDGGETAEGQISFAQMKYLYRADSISPNTKIFGLLGYPIGHSRSPFLFNSLFRAGGINAVYLPFAIEPKCFLRDFSLVKSFLKPAGFSITSPHKIRAMKVADKLSRSAKEIGAINTLYRKGKELAGTNTDWIGIIESLLPLRKLLKDRKALILGKGGASRAIVYALRHSGIKTVVFSRNSGKGAPSLRRLPQHCKGSGVDKIFINATPVGMIPDIGKSPVPKSCLKKGMIVFDTIYNPAQTRLIKDARSKGCITVNGLKMFLAQAFKQLECFTGRF, from the coding sequence ATGATTTGCGTTCCGTTCGGCGGTTGGTCGTCCGGCCCAGATGCATATGGGCCGGGTTCCATGCGTGAATTGCTGAAGAATCTTAGGCGCGCCACAAAAGCAATTGATCTCGTTGAGATTAGAGCCGATCTCATCCGAGATTTTTCGTTATCGCTCCTTCTTAAGCAGAAAGTCACCCGGCCGCTTATTTTCACCTGCTATGCCAAAGCAAACGGCGGCTGCTTTAACGGCACCGAGGCGGAAAGAGTGAGGCTCTTATCAGACGCCATTATTTCAGGCAGGTTTAAATACGTTACGATAGATATTCCTGAATCGCTGAAGATTCCCGGGGCGGTAAAGGCATTGATTGATTTCAGCCGGCGCTGCAAAACCAAAACGATTCTCGCGTATCATAATTACCGCCGGACGCCTGATAATCTGGAAGCGATTTACAAGAGGATTGCTGCATACACGCCGGATGCGGTTAAAATCGTTACCTACGCCGGTGATTTCAGGGATAATTTTAAGATATTCAGGCTGGCGCAGAGAATAAAACCCCGAGGCCGTCCTAAGCTTATTGCCTTTTGCATGGGAGAGAAAGGCGTTATCAGCCGCATCCTTTACAGGAAATTCGGTCTGTTTTTGACCTACGCCTCATATCAAGACGGTGGAGAAACCGCCGAAGGTCAGATTTCGTTTGCGCAGATGAAATATCTTTACCGGGCGGATTCCATCAGCCCGAATACAAAAATCTTCGGGCTTTTAGGATACCCGATCGGGCATTCTCGCAGCCCGTTTTTATTTAACTCCTTGTTTAGGGCGGGTGGTATCAACGCGGTTTATCTTCCCTTTGCTATAGAACCGAAGTGTTTTTTAAGGGATTTTTCATTGGTAAAATCGTTTCTTAAGCCGGCCGGTTTTAGCATTACCAGTCCTCATAAAATCAGGGCTATGAAAGTGGCAGATAAGTTAAGCCGGAGCGCAAAGGAAATCGGCGCTATAAACACTCTTTATCGCAAGGGGAAGGAACTTGCCGGGACCAATACTGACTGGATCGGCATAATAGAATCGTTGTTGCCCTTACGGAAATTACTTAAAGACCGGAAAGCGCTTATTCTGGGTAAAGGAGGCGCTTCAAGGGCGATTGTTTATGCCCTGAGGCATTCTGGGATAAAGACCGTTGTCTTCTCCAGGAATTCCGGTAAAGGCGCCCCATCCTTAAGACGTTTGCCTCAACACTGCAAAGGATCTGGGGTCGATAAGATTTTTATTAACGCTACGCCTGTAGGCATGATACCTGATATCGGCAAAAGCCCGGTGCCCAAATCCTGTCTGAAAAAGGGGATGATAGTTTTTGATACCATCTACAACCCGGCCCAGACCAGATTAATAAAAGACGCCCGAAGCAAGGGATGCATAACTGTTAATGGTTTAAAGATGTTTCTGGCTCAGGCGTTTAAGCAGTTAGAATGTTTTACCGGCAGGTTCTAA
- a CDS encoding L,D-transpeptidase family protein, producing MKKFIFFVILVVAAYLLYAKVWKPRQQTAPPPVTGPQATQPQEPVQPKTGGITLYEQGKYKDAINRLEDEITENPSGADKYLDYIGWSYEKLEKTDKALKIWERLIKEHPASVYCGDAYYQIGKRSKNKSEKLKYLEMAQTKFPDSQGAREAGVELGDYYLSLADEPNREYKARNAYSLALKSNITKEKTSEIRNRLSELNKKLVFSPFPTPDSTVYTVKPGDNLTNISKQYKVETGSGEIALGHIRRINGLKTHNIFPNDKLKILTGPIWAKVSKTTLTLTLYINNDFIKEYRISVGDPTKNCDTPAGIYTVGTKTIHPTWYKKTEDGRKEEVPYGDSRNVLGTRWMGFKESPALGIHGTTAPENIGKKISNGCIRMYNTEVEEVYDLISQGAKVVIEE from the coding sequence ATGAAGAAGTTTATATTTTTCGTTATCCTGGTTGTCGCCGCCTACCTGCTTTATGCCAAGGTTTGGAAACCGCGTCAGCAGACCGCCCCGCCACCGGTGACCGGGCCGCAGGCAACCCAGCCGCAGGAGCCGGTCCAGCCGAAGACCGGCGGGATTACTCTTTACGAACAGGGGAAATACAAGGACGCCATTAATCGGCTTGAGGACGAGATAACTGAAAATCCGTCCGGAGCTGACAAGTATCTTGATTATATCGGCTGGTCTTATGAGAAACTGGAAAAGACCGATAAGGCGCTGAAAATCTGGGAAAGATTGATTAAGGAACATCCGGCCAGCGTTTATTGCGGCGACGCTTATTATCAAATCGGTAAACGCAGCAAGAATAAGTCGGAGAAACTCAAGTATCTGGAAATGGCACAGACCAAATTTCCGGACAGCCAGGGCGCCCGCGAGGCCGGTGTAGAACTGGGCGATTATTATCTTTCGCTGGCTGACGAGCCGAACCGGGAATACAAAGCGCGGAACGCCTATTCGCTGGCCTTGAAAAGCAATATCACCAAGGAAAAGACATCGGAGATTAGAAACCGGCTGAGCGAACTGAATAAAAAGTTGGTGTTTTCCCCGTTCCCCACGCCGGACAGCACGGTTTACACGGTAAAGCCGGGCGATAACCTTACCAATATCAGTAAGCAATATAAGGTTGAGACGGGCAGCGGAGAAATTGCCCTGGGGCATATCAGGCGGATTAACGGCCTTAAAACCCACAATATCTTTCCCAATGACAAACTAAAGATTCTGACCGGGCCGATATGGGCCAAGGTCAGCAAAACCACCCTAACCCTGACGCTTTATATCAATAACGATTTTATAAAGGAATACCGGATAAGCGTAGGCGACCCGACCAAGAATTGCGACACGCCGGCCGGGATATACACTGTCGGTACCAAGACGATTCATCCGACTTGGTATAAAAAGACCGAGGATGGGCGCAAAGAGGAGGTTCCTTACGGCGACAGCCGCAATGTTCTGGGCACCAGATGGATGGGGTTCAAGGAAAGCCCGGCCTTGGGCATCCACGGCACAACTGCGCCGGAAAATATCGGAAAGAAGATATCCAACGGTTGCATCCGGATGTACAATACAGAAGTGGAAGAGGTTTACGACCTGATTTCCCAGGGCGCCAAGGTGGTGATTGAGGAATGA